Below is a window of Fervidobacterium pennivorans DSM 9078 DNA.
GTTGGTTCGCAATCGCAAACGGTAGTACTTTATTATACATACTTTAACCCTTACGGCACGTATTACACCTACTACAAGGCGTACGTTATACCAGTCTACAAATCTCTATATAAGATAATACCCTTTTTTGAATACTCTAACATCAGCTCAAACGGATGGACGCGCGCAACACCTGCACTTTACGAAATAAGGAAAGCATACAGTGGATATCCATCTATAGTTCTAATACACGGCATCGATTCATCGGAAATTTCTGGTTTATGGAGCGACTACAAGAAAGACATTATTAACAAATGGAGTTCGTATGTGCCTAAACAGTATGGTCTGTACTTTTTTGCATATCCAACTTTAGACGTACCATTAGACTTTAGCGCAAGTGTTCTAATCCAGTCGATCAATACTCTCGGAAGTACTTTAAAAACAAAATTTTACTTTTTTGCTCACAGTATGGGTGGATTGGTCTTTAGATACGCACTGCAAAACCCTGTCTTTAGAACTTACGTGGCTAAAGTTATTTTCTCTGGAACACCACACATAGGAAGCCCTCTTGGAAATCTTGTTGTTATGGACAAAAACAAGCTTTCATCAAGGAGTGACTGGGATTTAATAAAGAACGCATTAATACTTGCCAATATGGGTGGTGTTTTCGTCGAAGCTCCAAATTACAGATATTTGGTGTACGGCGTCCAGCATCCAGCAATTCCAACAGGTGTCACGTACAAAACATTTGCTGGTGTTGTTCC
It encodes the following:
- a CDS encoding esterase/lipase family protein, with the protein product MFELRRSFVAMLFLLIVAMVVLTGCVKIDSEDTDGIFVKVIVRSTENEEVEKVSPGLSAYSNIIENIVITVENEQGEVVYQSVESDLSKTDFQVSLPGYGTYKFTVEAKDFDKTTFMRASNTVFVGSQSQTVVLYYTYFNPYGTYYTYYKAYVIPVYKSLYKIIPFFEYSNISSNGWTRATPALYEIRKAYSGYPSIVLIHGIDSSEISGLWSDYKKDIINKWSSYVPKQYGLYFFAYPTLDVPLDFSASVLIQSINTLGSTLKTKFYFFAHSMGGLVFRYALQNPVFRTYVAKVIFSGTPHIGSPLGNLVVMDKNKLSSRSDWDLIKNALILANMGGVFVEAPNYRYLVYGVQHPAIPTGVTYKTFAGVVPYYDLASMINAAWSNGITNTLGHAIVAALMAKVFGSDFSKSDGAVPLQSASALGNTEVINGFTHYDLAINPTVISKAMKFFFNVTLSIPEEQSTN